In a genomic window of Candidatus Bathyarchaeota archaeon:
- a CDS encoding right-handed parallel beta-helix repeat-containing protein has product MTTSKIIVTLTQSAKRAFTKEAFTLIIIGVLLASTMLSLQTVKAETTETLVVPDDYSTIQGAINAADLGDTIFVHQGTYREAVIVNKTVALVGENKANTVIDGLPADTTVLVTANHVNITGFKIINAASDCVFLNHSIGSNIIGNIIDNIFYQDADGITLQNADENTVSNNLITKAFLGIGLTSSNNNVFLNNVIRDNVDNIWLSSSYDNYFDNNTCRQSSGFSSIYMHSCSNNLFRRNEISQSVNLGLSLQFKSEGNVFVENTFSQNKIDFVCHYCKCNTFIHNNVYVTSIDNQDCLNNWDDGVEGNYWSNYIGAGDTPYRINSSYTLDTKPSRHTYGFDYDYHPLLSPYTIIPPIDPQTNIIAPQNITYNTNNVTLTLTTNAASSGTTYKLDGKLDVFYKNTTIPWLSNGTHTLTTYAVEADGTLRQTDGVVFSVYAIVNQTKPAEKVYNYDWSPSIRPNSPIVKIQSPIKNQTYSTRNIELNFNITEDEQYASIDTKITKVEYVLDPVIHPVLMVYTGYIEVPIISGTELTKTYSLTLTNVADGNHTMYVRAVATETYFQGLEIIVSGAAGVNFVVNAGSSSGSNQGASASNQNSPQPTPKPTPTPTPTSSNGSSIELALNGNITNSQVSNVTIATNSSASSTALSFTVTGQSGTIGFSNITIPKDNVPYGETPTVYIDNEPCPNQGYTQDENNYYVWYTIHFSTHKVTINFSDSDSPQPTAQPNEAIWQPNWLQITAGVAAALIIITIVIVVFKVILRDKAAKKQG; this is encoded by the coding sequence GTGACCACGAGTAAAATTATAGTTACACTTACACAATCAGCAAAAAGAGCTTTTACAAAAGAAGCATTTACTTTGATAATTATCGGGGTGCTCTTGGCTTCGACTATGCTAAGCCTACAAACCGTTAAAGCCGAAACAACTGAAACATTGGTTGTCCCCGATGATTACAGCACTATTCAAGGTGCTATAAACGCGGCTGATTTGGGTGACACAATTTTTGTTCACCAAGGCACCTACCGTGAAGCGGTAATAGTTAACAAAACCGTTGCTCTTGTCGGCGAAAACAAAGCAAACACCGTCATCGACGGATTGCCTGCTGACACTACTGTTTTGGTAACCGCAAACCATGTAAACATCACAGGATTCAAAATCATAAATGCTGCAAGCGACTGTGTCTTTCTCAATCATTCAATTGGCTCTAACATAATAGGAAACATCATAGACAATATCTTCTATCAAGATGCAGACGGAATAACTCTACAAAACGCGGATGAGAATACTGTAAGCAACAATTTGATAACCAAAGCATTCCTTGGCATTGGTTTAACTTCCTCTAACAACAATGTTTTTCTAAACAACGTCATCCGCGACAATGTAGACAATATATGGCTGAGTTCTTCTTATGACAACTATTTCGACAATAATACCTGCCGCCAATCCAGCGGGTTCTCTTCAATCTACATGCACTCATGTTCAAATAATCTGTTCAGAAGAAATGAAATAAGCCAAAGTGTTAACTTGGGTCTGTCCTTGCAATTCAAGTCTGAGGGAAATGTTTTTGTCGAGAACACCTTTTCGCAGAATAAAATTGACTTCGTTTGTCACTACTGTAAATGCAATACATTCATTCACAATAATGTCTATGTTACTAGCATCGATAATCAAGATTGTTTAAACAACTGGGACGATGGGGTAGAAGGCAATTACTGGAGCAACTACATAGGCGCTGGAGATACCCCTTATCGAATAAACAGTTCTTATACTCTTGATACTAAACCGAGCCGCCACACATACGGCTTTGACTATGACTATCATCCGCTTCTATCACCATACACGATCATTCCCCCAATAGACCCCCAAACCAATATTATCGCCCCCCAAAACATCACCTACAACACCAACAACGTAACCTTAACATTAACCACAAACGCAGCCAGTTCAGGCACAACCTACAAACTTGACGGAAAACTGGACGTTTTTTACAAAAACACCACAATCCCTTGGCTATCTAACGGGACACATACATTAACAACCTATGCCGTAGAGGCAGATGGAACCCTTAGGCAAACTGACGGGGTAGTCTTTAGTGTTTATGCAATTGTTAACCAAACCAAACCAGCAGAAAAAGTTTACAACTATGATTGGTCACCGTCTATTCGTCCCAATAGCCCGATAGTTAAGATTCAATCACCCATCAAAAACCAAACATACAGCACAAGAAACATTGAGCTTAACTTTAACATAACAGAAGATGAACAATACGCAAGCATAGACACAAAAATCACCAAAGTTGAATACGTGCTTGACCCTGTTATTCATCCAGTGCTGATGGTATACACAGGTTATATTGAGGTTCCCATTATTTCGGGAACAGAATTAACCAAAACATACAGCTTAACTTTGACTAACGTTGCCGACGGAAATCATACCATGTATGTCAGAGCAGTAGCGACTGAAACATACTTTCAAGGACTCGAAATAATTGTATCTGGCGCTGCAGGCGTCAATTTTGTAGTGAACGCGGGAAGTTCTTCAGGGTCAAATCAGGGCGCTTCAGCATCAAACCAGAATTCTCCCCAGCCTACGCCTAAGCCCACGCCAACGCCTACCCCGACAAGCAGCAACGGTTCATCAATTGAGCTTGCCCTAAACGGAAACATAACCAATTCACAAGTATCCAACGTCACTATAGCAACGAATTCTTCAGCATCCTCAACAGCGTTATCCTTTACAGTAACTGGACAAAGCGGAACCATTGGATTTAGCAACATCACCATCCCAAAAGACAACGTGCCCTACGGAGAAACCCCCACAGTCTACATCGACAACGAACCATGCCCTAACCAAGGTTACACCCAAGACGAAAACAACTACTACGTCTGGTACACCATCCACTTCAGCACCCACAAAGTAACCATCAACTTTTCTGATTCAGACAGCCCCCAGCCCACCGCTCAACCCAATGAAGCGATATGGCAACCAAATTGGCTTCAAATAACCGCAGGCGTCGCCGCTGCCCTAATCATAATAACAATAGTGATTGTTGTGTTCAAGGTAATTTTAAGAGATAAAGCAGCCAAAAAGCAGGGTTAA